Proteins encoded together in one Telopea speciosissima isolate NSW1024214 ecotype Mountain lineage chromosome 6, Tspe_v1, whole genome shotgun sequence window:
- the LOC122664005 gene encoding UMP-CMP kinase 3-like isoform X1 gives MGTVIDAANQTGNGSLPNGKKVKVVFVLGGPGSGKGTQCANIVEHFGFTHLSAGDLLRAEIKSGSENGTMIQNMIKEGKIVPSGVTINLLQKAMQESDNVKFLIDGFPRNEENRAAFEKVTGIIPEFVLFFDCSEEEMERRILNRNQGREDDNIDTIRKRFKVFIESSLPVIEYYESKGKVRKIDAGKPVEEVFEAVKVVFSSINAEVLNLVHCI, from the exons ATGGGAACCGTGATTGATGCTGCCAACCAG ACAGGAAATGGAAGCTTGCCAAATGGAAAGAAGGTGAAAGTTGTCTTCGTTTTGG GTGGTCCAGGTAGTGGAAAGGGCACCCAGTGTGCAAATATTGTAGAACACTTTGGGTTCACCCATCTCAGTGCTGGTGATCTTCTTCGAGCAGAAATTAAATCTGGTTCTGAAAATGG TACTATGATCCAGAACATGATTAAGGAGGGGAAAATTGTTCCTTCTGGGGTAACAATTAATCTTCTCCAGAAGGCAATGCAGGAGAGTGATAATGTCAAATTCCTTATCGATGGCTTTCCCCGTAATGAAGAGAACCGTGCTGCATTTGAGAAAGTT ACAGGAATTATTCCCGAAtttgtattattttttgattgttcagaggaggagatggagaggCGCATTTTGAATAGGAACCAG GGTAGAGAAGATGATAACATTGATACAATCCGGAAGCGGTTTAAGGTTTTCATAGAATCCAGTCTTCCCGTGATTGAGTATTATGAGTCGAAGGGGAAGGTTCGGAAG ATTGATGCTGGAAAACCTGTTGAAGAGGTCTTTGAGGCTGTCAAAGTTGTTTTCTCTTCCATTAATGCAGAG GTGTTAAACTTAGTACATTGCATATGA
- the LOC122664005 gene encoding UMP-CMP kinase 3-like isoform X3: MGTVIDAANQTGNGSLPNGKKVKVVFVLGGPGSGKGTQCANIVEHFGFTHLSAGDLLRAEIKSGSENGTMIQNMIKEGKIVPSGVTINLLQKAMQESDNVKFLIDGFPRNEENRAAFEKVTGIIPEFVLFFDCSEEEMERRILNRNQGREDDNIDTIRKRFKVFIESSLPVIEYYESKGKVRKIDAGKPVEEVFEAVKVVFSSINAEV, translated from the exons ATGGGAACCGTGATTGATGCTGCCAACCAG ACAGGAAATGGAAGCTTGCCAAATGGAAAGAAGGTGAAAGTTGTCTTCGTTTTGG GTGGTCCAGGTAGTGGAAAGGGCACCCAGTGTGCAAATATTGTAGAACACTTTGGGTTCACCCATCTCAGTGCTGGTGATCTTCTTCGAGCAGAAATTAAATCTGGTTCTGAAAATGG TACTATGATCCAGAACATGATTAAGGAGGGGAAAATTGTTCCTTCTGGGGTAACAATTAATCTTCTCCAGAAGGCAATGCAGGAGAGTGATAATGTCAAATTCCTTATCGATGGCTTTCCCCGTAATGAAGAGAACCGTGCTGCATTTGAGAAAGTT ACAGGAATTATTCCCGAAtttgtattattttttgattgttcagaggaggagatggagaggCGCATTTTGAATAGGAACCAG GGTAGAGAAGATGATAACATTGATACAATCCGGAAGCGGTTTAAGGTTTTCATAGAATCCAGTCTTCCCGTGATTGAGTATTATGAGTCGAAGGGGAAGGTTCGGAAG ATTGATGCTGGAAAACCTGTTGAAGAGGTCTTTGAGGCTGTCAAAGTTGTTTTCTCTTCCATTAATGCAGAGGT TTAA
- the LOC122664005 gene encoding UMP-CMP kinase 3-like isoform X2, which translates to MGTVIDAANQTGNGSLPNGKKVKVVFVLGGPGSGKGTQCANIVEHFGFTHLSAGDLLRAEIKSGSENGTMIQNMIKEGKIVPSGVTINLLQKAMQESDNVKFLIDGFPRNEENRAAFEKVTGIIPEFVLFFDCSEEEMERRILNRNQGREDDNIDTIRKRFKVFIESSLPVIEYYESKGKVRKIDAGKPVEEVFEAVKVVFSSINAEAA; encoded by the exons ATGGGAACCGTGATTGATGCTGCCAACCAG ACAGGAAATGGAAGCTTGCCAAATGGAAAGAAGGTGAAAGTTGTCTTCGTTTTGG GTGGTCCAGGTAGTGGAAAGGGCACCCAGTGTGCAAATATTGTAGAACACTTTGGGTTCACCCATCTCAGTGCTGGTGATCTTCTTCGAGCAGAAATTAAATCTGGTTCTGAAAATGG TACTATGATCCAGAACATGATTAAGGAGGGGAAAATTGTTCCTTCTGGGGTAACAATTAATCTTCTCCAGAAGGCAATGCAGGAGAGTGATAATGTCAAATTCCTTATCGATGGCTTTCCCCGTAATGAAGAGAACCGTGCTGCATTTGAGAAAGTT ACAGGAATTATTCCCGAAtttgtattattttttgattgttcagaggaggagatggagaggCGCATTTTGAATAGGAACCAG GGTAGAGAAGATGATAACATTGATACAATCCGGAAGCGGTTTAAGGTTTTCATAGAATCCAGTCTTCCCGTGATTGAGTATTATGAGTCGAAGGGGAAGGTTCGGAAG ATTGATGCTGGAAAACCTGTTGAAGAGGTCTTTGAGGCTGTCAAAGTTGTTTTCTCTTCCATTAATGCAGAG GCAGCTTAG